GAGCCTGGCAGGCAGGACCAGCTGCCCTGTGGAGCCATGGGCTTGTTTAAGCCCCCAGAGCCCTGCCTCGTGGGTCCTCAGTGGCGTCCCTGCGGGGATTCCGATCGATACTCCTGGCGGGGAAggcctctgcttttcttctccatttgctCCTGTCCCCTAGCACTCCTGAGCACATAATACCTACTTACCAGTCCTAGCTTCTGTGTCAGCGTCTGAAGAGACTGATCTACTGACCCCATACTGAAAAGCCTCCTATGTAATAATAACCACTCAACACACTTGTAGTTGCTGATAAAATGGCCAGATAAAAAGGCTAAAGCCCTTGTCCCTTTTCAACTCGGGGtaataaaacagacacacattTGAATGCTTGAGCAAAGCGGGGTCCTCAGCAGGAATTTCCCACTCGCTGAAGGAGGTTTTCAATTTCCTGTGGAGGTGGCTTCAGCACTTCTCCTTGGGGCCAGCCTTTGAGGAGTGTCCCCTACCCCAACTTtcctggggtgggtggtgggacCGGGGATCCCCACATATGCCACACTTTCCCTTATCCCAGCAATGCTTGGGGCTAAGGTGGGCTAACAGGTCAAGCATTACTTGCCATGTCACTTTCAGTCACACATAGGCACAAGGCACACgatctatttctctttctttctttctttctttctagctcTGTCCTTTGCAGGACAGGCGTGAGGGGGCGGCAGCGTTCTGAGATGGTCTGGAATGGAAAAGCTGTCCTTTAACTGTACCCTCCAGTCCAGCTGCCAAGTTTCTTCTGGCTGCCCAGGCCAGGGAACCCAGGCGCTGCTGGCGCTCACCTGAGAGGCACTGGTGGAGTTTTGGGGGGCCAAGACAAAGGAGTACCGCACTGTTCAGAAGTGTCAGCAAGCCTCCAGTTTATTTCTCACGGCGGCCCTCTATTCACTGCTTAATCTTTTCTAGGAACGAGGAGCAAATAAGAGAATTGTGGTAGAGAACGAAGAGTAAGCTAAAGGAGAAAGATTACTAAAAGCACACAAAAGTATTAGGAGTCCATAGATTTGGGGAAGCTTTTGGGGTTAtagttttctttaccttttcagATCAATACCGAGGGGGCGATTACTGCTTGGAGATCGGAATCCTCCAACAGCGGGGAAAGGCGGAGGCTGTCAGAGTGGAAACGCCCCCTCCCCAAGCCTGGGTGAACACGCCCCCAGCCCCGTCCCGCGTCGGTAGAGTGTACCCCGTAAGCCAGGCTCAGTGGTGCGAGGAAAGCCCCAGGGAGCGGGAGAGGAAGCTTGAGCTCGCCGCTCCGGAAGCGCGTTGTGTATAGCTGGCTCGGACCGTGCCGGCCGCACACAACGCACATCCCACTTTCCGCACCAATGTAAATCACTGCCACTAAGAATTGTCCCCTCGGTGGCTCACGGATCCGGAGAGATGGCCCCAGTCCAAGAGAAACTGCCCATACAGACTTGCAGTAGGATACTGTGTATCCTCCCCAGTGGGGCGCCTGGACCCTTTGCTCCTCTGGACCCATGGCTAAGTCCTGGAGGCAGCGCAACTGCCACACGCACCGCTCTTGGTCTGCGCGCACAAAAGCGCGCAACTGTCAGTCGCAGCCACCGCTACGTCTTTCTCTCTCGCTCCCGCCGCCCACACAGGAGGTATCTGTGCTCCTAGAACAATAGAGGGCTGTACCTCGCGGCTTGGCCGCTAGAGGAGGCACAAAGAACCAAGCCCGCTCCAGAACAATGTAACCAACGCGTCGACCGGTCCCCTCCCGCGGGCCGCCTGCCCTCCCCGCCGCCGCGCTACGCGCACAATCAGCGTCCGCTTAATGCAAAGGCGGAGCCTGTAGCCAGTGGCCAAGATGCTTTAACTAACGTGCATCTTAATTTTCAGCACCTCTCCTCACAAACGCCCAGCCTCTCTCCGAGTCCAGCCAGACCTCGGCGAATGCCAGCAAAAGCTGGGTGCCGGGCGAGCGTGGCCGGCGAGTTAGGCAGCTCTCCATTCTTAGTTTTTCCTCCCCCATCCTCCTAGAGGTGAATGTATTAGTCCCAGCCTTCGTCCTGGCACCCTTCCCTCTCGGTAGGCAATGACACGGGAACTGGCCCGAGCCGGCTCTTTCGGTCAGAAACTCCCCGAGCCAGCGCCAAGGCCGGAGATGTCTGGAAAGCGCTGTTGTATCCTACCATCCGTTCCCCCGCGCGGTCACGACTGTGACTCCTGCTAATAACTAAACAAGTTTGCCTGGTATGGTGGGTAGGAAAAGGacggagatttctttttttcctttctgaagagCAAAGCGTCTCAACTGCCTCCATACAAGGAAACCAGGCAGCCTGGAAAATTGAAATGTATTGTCTAAGCTAGAGTTCAAGTGCACAGGGCCAATCCTGAGTCTCTGTGAGTCCTGTAAAGAGAAAGCTCCTAGTAGACACAGCGCACCTCCTCCCTTGTCCCACAACTAGGGAAGGCAAAAAGAGGGGGTAAAATTGGCACATTCAGGGGAGGGTGAATGAAATGTGGTGGTGGAGCGTGGGTCAATGAAAGCTTGGAgtcaaggagggaggaagagaagtatgaaaatgggaagaaaaaaaggacagaaaaggaacaagggagcagaaggaggaaaTGACAGAACAAGAAATAAAGTGGAGAGAAAATAGGAAGTGCGTAGCGGAGAGGAGGGAAGAACCGAAGCCAGGCGCACTGACCTGGGGCCACAAACACCCGGAGAACTCTCCCCAGCAGCCGGGGTCCAGGAGACCCTCTGTGCTTACCTGCCAGGCGTAAGGCGGACATGCGCTGGAACTCGGGCTCCTGCAGCCACTTCCACATCCTGCGAAAGGTCTCCCTGCCAGATTTGAGTTTACTCCACGGTTTTGGGTTCCGGAGCAGGTCGGAGAGAGTCCCCTGAGACCGGCACAGCACCCTCTGCGCGAAGATCGCCTGGGGGATGCTGTAGCGCTTCAGCTCCGCGGTGATGCGCTGGGCCACCTCTTTGGTGTTGATCTCCTCCAGCTGGCCCGATGTAGCCACCTGCGAGCCAGAGGAGGACGAGGGTGGCCGCTCGCGGCTGGGCGCCAGCACCGGCCCATGGGACTGAGCATGGCCCGGGTGGTGCAGGCCGTTGAGGTGCGACATCATGGCCGCGGGCGGGGTGCCCAGGCCGCGAGACAGGTGCTGCTCACCGCGGGTCAGCATGGCAGTGTGGTGCGCGTCGAAGTTAGGGCTGAGCATTTTGTCGTGGCCCGGCGGCCCGTAGTTGGGCAGGCTCTGCTGCGCGTTGTGGAGGCCGCCCAGCCCGTTGCCCAGTGGCGTGGCGGCCAGCGGGGACAGGCTCTGGCTCATGCCGGGCATCTCCTTGTAGGGGCTGTAGAGGTTGTTCATGGCCGGGAGCCCGCGCTCGTCGCGCATGAGGGTGAAGCTGCCGCTGACGTTGCCCGACAGgcgctggtggtggtggtggtggtggtggtgcgggTGGTGGTGCGGGTGCGGGTGGTGGAACTTGTCCGACACCGTGGAGATGGGCGGCAGCGGCTGGAGCGGCGTCAGCGTGGTGTAGGTGTTGCTCATGCCCATGCCGGGCGGGGACGAGTCGCAGGACATGCTCATGGCGTGATGGAGCGGGATGGAGAGCTCGGGCCGGTAGTCGCCGCCGTCCAGGATCGAGGCCATGCTAGTGACCATGGCCGAGCGCgacgccgccgccgctgccgctgccgccgtgCCCAGCTCCTGGTGCGCCgttggcggcggcggcgggccccGCAGCGAGCCAGCTGCGCCGCGGCCCgcgtggtgggggctggggctggccagCAGCTCCTGCTCATGGCTcgggcccccgccgccgcccccgccgcccccgccaccgcccccgccgctgccgccgccggcCGGCCCGTGCAAAGTGCCCAGACTTTCCATTGTCAGCTCCGGGTTCATGGCGCAGCCTTCTAGGTCTTTGGTGAGGCATCGATAGGCGGTGTAGGCAGCCTTCATTCAGTCCATCGGGgcccgggggcggcgggggcggcgggggcggccggCGGGCTGGCAAGGCGCGCGTGGCGGAGCTCGGTCGCGGGAGCGGGGGAGGGCGCGGGAGTGCGCGAGTGTGTGGAGGGGAGCGTGCGTGCGGGTGTGCGCCCCGGGCTGCGGGCGGGCAGGCGGGCgcgcccggggtgggggtggggtgggggcggacgGGGCGTGCGagcgggagaggggagggggcggggagggagggagggatcaCCGGGCCCCACCGCTCGGGCCGGCGCGCTGCCTCGCCATGTCCGAGCCCGCTCCGGCGCCGACGTCTTCTGTTTGGGTGAGCGGGAGCTGTCCAGAAGGGCTCTGCCGCTCGCCGGGGCAGCCAACCTAGCCTCCCGGACCCGGGGCGGGGCAGCGCCCGATGGGCGCTGCAAACAGCCACTCCGAGTGCGCTACTGCCCCGGGGGGCGGGCCTCCTGAGCGAGGCTGCCAATGGctgaggagggggcggggccatGTGTTTCAGGTTTGGCTGACGGCTCTgtgccttttttcctcctttgccaCTAGAATCAAACgtcaaggagagggagggaggggaagagagtgcagtggggagagagaggcgaGAGTGCGAGCGAGGGAGAGAAATTATGTTAAAGATGCCGCTCTGTGTCCCTCTTGAGCAGCTGCGATCTGTAGAAAAGGGCATTGCCTTAGTTCCCTTTGCCTCACCCCACCGCTTTTCTGGAGGCTACCAAGCCGGTCTGTACTGTGAAAATACAAACCCAAGTCTCCTAGCGAGCCACTTCCCAAGCGTCTCTATCTGAGAGCCAGTAGTTTACCCTTTTAAAATGCAGGCGCTTAGGTATTCTAATGCAGGGTAAATTCCCGAGACCGAGGCTTGCATAATCTGCCGGGCGAAAGGAACCCCAGGACCCTCGCTGCCTCGGAGCTGCGGCCGGCGACGCGAGCCCACAGGCGGCGCGGGCCACCGTAATCCAAGCAAAGTTAACACAATAACATCATTTAATTACCCGGCGAGCCCATAAATCTCCCAGTTATGAGGCTTCAGAAGGGCTCTGTTAGATTGCAAAACAAAACTAGAACTCTAGGAGCTGCGGTTTCAAGGTGACCAAACGCTCCCTCCATTAGCGTCTTGTAAAGAAGTGGTTGTGGGTGGGGGGCGGCAAGACTGTTCCCAAAGCCTGTAGTGAGCAAACTTCTGGGAGCAAGGAGTACGTAAACCTTCCCGGACGACACCCGCGGATTTTTCTTCTAtcgcgtccccccccccccgcgcgcgcgcacacacacacacacacacacactcgaaCCCCGAGAAAGGAAAGCCCCAGGTTGGGGCTGTGGGTAGATGGCACCGACCCTCGGTCGACACCTGTATATCAAAAACTTGTTTCTGAAAAGACCAGAACCCTGGCGAGTTTTAGAAGGCTCTCGAGCCGCAGCTTTAAAAAGTGCACCTTCGTCTACCCAGAATTTCCGTTGTTTGCTCACCCTGGGTGGGGGACTGGAAGTGGAGCGGAGGTGGATATTTCCgaggcctgggtggggggtggaggggtgtctGAAGACAGGGAGCTACCGGGCATTGAAACCCTTAAAAGTAACAGATTCTTCCAAAGCAGGTTGCGCTCTGTTTGCCTCCCAAGATTCAAGCTAGCTGAGGTTGCGCAGATGTTGCCTTTGTTTAAAGAGACAGTAATTAAGGACAGGGTGGACATAAGTTTGAGAAGCGTGACCTATTTTCTTTTGATCAGCTGTCAAAAGAAGAGCGGGGGGTCTCCTTAAGACAGCCCCCTCCAACCACTTCCAGCTGTTAGAGAAAACTTGATAAGAAAACAAGGACACACAGCCTGGAATACTGTATTTGCCTTCCTGGTGCTAGAGAAAAGGTTTGATTCATTTGGAAAATAGTTCTTAGTCTTGGTGACCTTTTCCTGCTGCCCTCCTTTCCCTTCTAGCTacagagcaaaaaaagaaaaaagaaaaagaaaaaaaaaaatccacccacTCCCACACCATTCTGTCACATGAATGTACAGTGACGTTATTGATAGATCAACTTCATTGAGCTCTGACCAATACATTGCCAATTATTCACTCAAGCAGCTTCTTTGTTATATCAGAGCCCGAGTAAGAAAGTGGACGTTCCTCCACTTTGCTAGACACACTTTTCTAGctgataacattttttaatgtcacaaaattaggtaaaataaccgatttttctgtttctctctttcctctccccctcaaccctctcttactgtctctcttttCACTCCCCACCTTATATATGGCAGCTGGACAGTTGGATAATTTGAAACAGTTAATGTTTGAAAAACTTACTGAGTTGAACAGAAGTTCACAAGAGCGCAACCTCCTGTTGGTCTAGGAGTGCTCAGAGACTGAAATAGGGCAAGAGAGCAGCAAGGCTGGGGAATGAGTCTGATATGCCCCAATGCTGAACACAGCCTTCTCTGCCTTGGCTTCAGGCTTAAAGAGTGGCCAGGGACCCCAGGCTGGGACATTGAGTAGGCACTGCCTTCATACGGAAGACTGAATATATAGATggccattaaaataatttttcaaaatgataaacTCGTTTACCAGGCTACCAAGATAAATCTGCTCCTGGGAATTGCATTTTGGTGTGCCTGGGAGCAGTCACGTGCTGGAGAGTTGAAAGGTGAGTTGCATATTCTTGCTGCCTtcctacctccctctctccctccgccctgcctcccaccatccctcccccttccctcgaTCAATATTGGCGATCTCAGGGAAATCATGAAATCGTATTGGCTTCTTTGTGTATAATTTCATTGGGCTAGATTAAAGCAGATTTTCcatgttgtttttcttaatgatGGTTTGAGGTTTTGTATGTCAACCTAAAACCcatttaaaagggaaattaatatgcatttttagTCGGCAACCTAATTTTTAGTAAATTAGTCTTGCATGCCTTTTCcctttctaaaaaggaaaaaatattttctacttgaagataattttaagaatatcagTATTAATaagattttcaaatatgttttaaaataactttgatgctcttttctctaagaaaataaaaggaaaatgtacttTCTAACTGCCCTTTATTTACACACGTACTCTAACATTCAGAAGTTGTGtaactcagaatttaaaaaaaaaaattgaagctaCACTCTTGTTCCCCTTCCCCTCAGCATTTGATTCACAAATGGATAGTAGACAGGCATGCTATTTCACGACTGTTAGAGTCTGGACAAACAGTTACACCAGCCAATATACTGAGATCAGGAAATCCCTTTCTTAACATACCACGTCCGCAgatctgattttctttaaaatcagacACTTACATGGTCAAAAGAAGTCtgtaaataaaatacagcttTGACAACAAATGTAAGGTAGTGcattataaaagggaaaaaaaaccacttgAGTTAGGAATTGTAGGAATAGACTGGACATTTTTACTGCCAGAGCTTTTCATATGTGTTTtcatattcaaaaaaattttttaggctctgagagggaaagaaaggtgagCATTCAATTAAAACAGAGACCCTATAaattattcacacacacacacacacacacacacaaatacatagacCACAAGTCAACCCAGTCTGGATAAGGGGCCCAATAGCTTTGTTTCTAAACAACAGTAACCACAGCCCAAATCCCAAGAAGAGGGGGGCTGCTTATTTCTACCCAAATGTTCAAAATCCTGAGGAAGGTTTTGTGTTAGGAGAACACATTTGTGCTACAACTAGGTTTATCAAAGCAATACAAAAAGACATAATGGTGGGTTGATTtggactattttatttttgtccttcccCAAACCATCTGGCGCGTGAGTGTAGGGGTATTGATCAGGATCTGTGAGCTGCAGACCCCATGCCAATCCAGAGCGTTTCTGGCAATCAGTGTCGCCCATGAATTGCAGCTGTCTGTGTGGCTCCCGAaaagaaatcttcagaaaagtCCCCCCCTTATCAAACACTTCATCCGTTCAGGGGTAAGTCAATATCATTTCTTTGTCATTTCGTGGACGAGGATTATGCAGGAGAAAGTTTTTGTTGTCGGTTGTAGCTGCtgctgagccttttttttttttttttaaggaaggagaGCAATTTTCTAGCCATTGAATGGTAATGGTTTTCCAGAAAGGCCTCAAGCGTTTGTATGAATCGTACAACAAATGCTGTTTCAATATTGTGGGGGAATTTTAAGGGGGGGGGAATTCTCATGTTGctatacacaaataataatagtgataatagaGGGTTTCTTTTAACGACGGAGAAATTTCTCCCCCTTTTTCCGGAGCCTCTAGTGATGAAGACACCGCAAGTCTCTGTGATTACACTTGCAGATGGACGGTGGGTGCTtgtggaggaaagggagcctTCGGAATTGTGGCTCTGTTTGATATCTCCATTAGCTTCAATTTTATTCTGCCTGAAAGCTCAGGCTGGTTGAACACAAGGAGAAGAAAACTAAAACCGAAGCCCGGCACCATTGACCCTCTTCCGCCTCTCAGCTCAGAAATTCTCTGACACTTCGCGGATTCCATTCGAATCTAGgaaagttgttgttgttggagtGTTTTAGGTGGGGAGGTCCCATGGGTCCTTTTTCGTGAACTCGCTTCTCCTCCGCATCAATCTGGTTAAAATCCGAAAAGCCAGTTTAGTTAGGAGCTGTCAGGGACTGCCCTTAACTTTTCGGGTGACAGAGTGCGCCAGGACGGAGGATCATTTGGAGTGTGTTAGTGTTCTTCCCACCTTCCGTGGGTCTCttaggaaaagaagaatgaagctgcTCTGTCAGCGGGGGGAGGCTTCTCTCACAGCCCCAAGCACCGCCTGGGGTTGCAGGTGGGGAGTAGGGCTGCGGGGCGAACCCAGCGAAACCCACCCAAGCCTCAGTAGTCCCGGCGCGGGCAGTGGGCGGGCTtgagggcggggaggaggagaCCCCGAGCCAGAAGAGCGGTCGCACCTGCTCCTGGGGCGACGAGTCTGGAGAGGCAGCGGCCGAATCCTCAGCTCCGCAGAGCTAAGTAGCATGCGGGTCCTCCTGCCTAGTTTTAAAGAAAGCCAGAGACTAGGTCGGCGAACCTTGATCGTTCCCCCTCCATGCCCACAGACAGGAAATTGTTGGAGTTACTGTGCCCTCAgggatggacacacacacacacacacacttctgtcCCTCTCCATTCCGGTTCTGGCTTGGTTCCCCGACCCCCTCGCGGGAGGAGTTTGGGTGGAAATCAGAGCCTGGGCCTCTGATCCGGACTGGAGGTGACCGTGGTTGAGTGCTGGGGTTGCAGACCTTCCCCaggacattttccttctctggaattcgCGGCCCACCACAGGACCTTCTTTGGGGCCACCCTCTGGTTCTGTTTTCGCGGCTGCTACCACTGTAGAAGCTCGTGGCAGAAATAATTTGACTGTTggggaaaatgaaattcaaaaaagtGAAGGGGAATTTGAGCATTTGGAACAGCAGCGATCAGAGGGCTTctttttctggggggaggggacggtgggaaggctggggtggggggagcctgcaCGACGACCCTCAACCGGAATAcagctttttctgtaaaagaacGTTGCACTTTGAGAAAGCAACTTGTTAGCCTGAGAACGAAATGAGTTTTATCGCCGCGGCCTTTAGTACCTGTTCCATTATTTCTCTCCACCAAAGCCCTGGAGCACCGGTTTTGAGCCACGTGAATCTGCAGTCGCATTTTCTTTCAAATGGGTTTCCAAAAGTACAGTTTTGGGTTTCCAAAAAACAATTCATGTATgcttaaaataaagttttcctcTCCTCCAGTTGTCACcccacaaaagaaaaactggCGTGAGGTCCTTTTGTTCAGGTTAAGTTGTGcgtgaaatctttttttgttgtccTTTCAAAGGGAAGGCAAAAGTTGCAGTTGATTGTAAAAAGGACAAATTTAACTCTCTGAAAGTAGAACTGTTTTCAAGTTACCCTGAGACACTAAACACGGgcattgccttttatttattaCCGTCTTAAAACGATCATTTATTTGCTCTGGACATAACCACTTTTGATTGAGGATTCAATATTGTTTAGGTATTAATACAAATATCCACCACGTTTACTCTCTATGAAAATGGGAGAGTTTAAAGatctttttctgtaattttaattgTCTCCCTACgatgtaattaaaaaaagaggacagagtaccgaaaaaagaaaaagagttggcCGGCTTTTAaacttaagaaatattatttccgatttctaaagataatatttttatttgaaaactaacAAAAGCATCGAggggtttaaaatatttttgcgaGTCAGaagatttctttataaaaaaaatcacatggtatatgtttttttagattccGTGTGTATATCAGctcctaaaataattaaataactaagTGAGTCTGTGCTGATCTTTGAAGACGACACGATCAAAAGTAATATATCATATGCAGATTATTTTAGGAGTATTTTATCTTGGGAAATCGCTTCGGTGCCACTCTTTTAGAATTTTGAACGGTTTCACTTCCAAGCGTGTAGGAAAAGCATCTCTGGCCGACCACAGGGTTCACGGGCGGCGATTTCGTAGCTGTGGGGGCCGTGGTGGTTGGGGCAGCCGGACGCGGTCCCCGCGGGCCACTCGCAGCAGCGCCGGAGCCCGGGCTCGGGCCCGGCCAGACACAGGTGGTTTGGCCGCTTCTGGAGAACCCGGGCTCCGAGGGCGTCGGGCCGCCggggctgggagagaggatgCGGCGGCGCTCCTGACTCGGGAGACCTGTTGGCCGCGGCGGAGCGGTGCTCGCGCCGGCCGCTCCCGCGGCGCAGAAGCGGGCGTCGAGGCCGCGGGCGCGGGGCTCCCCGGGCCGGCCGTGCCCCGGTGTGGCTGTCGGCCCAGCCTCGCCAGCCCGGTGGAGCCGGCCGGTCTCCGGCCCCGAGGCGAGCCTCTTCCCGGGGAGGGGGCTGCGCGGCCCCGCGGCTCGGGAGGCGGAGGGAGCCGGAGGGAGCCGGCCAGGATTGATGTCTAAATCAATGCCGTTTCTAGGCGCTTCTCTCggctcctctccatcttcctcaaAGGCAAATCGCCTTCTGAGGGTGATTTCCTCTCCCTTCGCGAAGTCGGCGTGAGGGGAGTGGAAAGCGC
This DNA window, taken from Mustela erminea isolate mMusErm1 chromosome 13, mMusErm1.Pri, whole genome shotgun sequence, encodes the following:
- the ONECUT2 gene encoding one cut domain family member 2, whose amino-acid sequence is MKAAYTAYRCLTKDLEGCAMNPELTMESLGTLHGPAGGGSGGGGGGGGGGGGGGPSHEQELLASPSPHHAGRGAAGSLRGPPPPPTAHQELGTAAAAAAAASRSAMVTSMASILDGGDYRPELSIPLHHAMSMSCDSSPPGMGMSNTYTTLTPLQPLPPISTVSDKFHHPHPHHHPHHHHHHHHQRLSGNVSGSFTLMRDERGLPAMNNLYSPYKEMPGMSQSLSPLAATPLGNGLGGLHNAQQSLPNYGPPGHDKMLSPNFDAHHTAMLTRGEQHLSRGLGTPPAAMMSHLNGLHHPGHAQSHGPVLAPSRERPPSSSSGSQVATSGQLEEINTKEVAQRITAELKRYSIPQAIFAQRVLCRSQGTLSDLLRNPKPWSKLKSGRETFRRMWKWLQEPEFQRMSALRLAACKRKEQEPNKDRNNSQKKSRLVFTDLQRRTLFAIFKENKRPSKEMQITISQQLGLELTTVSNFFMNARRRSLEKWQDDLSTGGSSSTSSTCTKA